One part of the Haliotis asinina isolate JCU_RB_2024 chromosome 2, JCU_Hal_asi_v2, whole genome shotgun sequence genome encodes these proteins:
- the LOC137273377 gene encoding uncharacterized protein isoform X2 has translation MSDKGSPPKDVALYGVDPVYLKLREVHDLAKEKKINETITKELGETIGIAERRELYIDKHCSIESDTLREIRIFTQQKDWTEPEKQELCGRMGPWMMTGKVEGEFLKFLVSMQQAKRILDVGMFTGYSALAMAEAVPPEGVVITCDTEQYLEQINREKFDETPHGRKIDIRIGHAKNTMLSLADEGQKFDFIFVDADKDSYVNYYNVIMDQGLLAANGTIAFDNAFRGGTSYLTEGSPTDALNRLVEKDPRVRRVLVPIRDGLLLVRRTEETLV, from the exons ATGTCTGACAAGGGTTCCCCTCCGAAGGACGTTGCTCTATATGGGGTAGACCCTGTATACCTCAAGCTGCGTGAAGTACATGACCTTGCAAAGGAGAAGAAAATCAATGAAACTATAACGAAGGAGCTGGGGGAGACAATCGGAATAGCCGAAAGACGTGAGCTGTACATTGACAAGCACTGTTCCATTGAAAGCGATACGTTGCGGGAGATCAGAATTTTCACACAGCAGAAGGACTGGACAGAGCCTGAGAAACAGGAACTATGCGGGAGGATGGGACCCTGGATGATGACAGGGAAAGTGGAAG GCGAATTCCTCAAATTTCTGGTAAGCATGCAACAGGCTAAGCGTATCCTGGATGTTGGCATGTTTACCGGGTACAGCGCCTTGGCCATGGCGGAAGCTGTTCCACCAGAGGGCGTGGTGATCACGTGCGACACGGAGCAGTACCTGGAGCAAATCAACCGTGAAAAGTTCGACGAGACTCCTCATGGGCGGAAGATCGACATCAGAATAG GTCATGCCAAAAACACGATGCTTAGTCTGGCAGATGAGGGACAaaagtttgatttcatttttgtggacgCTGACAAAGATTCCTACGTTAACTACTACAAC GTCATCATGGATCAAGGTTTGCTGGCTGCGAATGGCACAATAGCCTTTGACAACGCTTTTCGTGGAGGGACATCCTACTTGACTGAAGGTAGTCCAACTGACGCTCTGAACAGACTAGTGGAGAAGGATCCACGGGTCAGAAGG GTCCTCGTACCCATCCGTGACGGCTTGCTGTTGGTACGCCGTACCGAGGAGACCCTAGTCTAA
- the LOC137271632 gene encoding probable glutamate receptor → MLVQLLLSLNWQSVFVLHTRELDRPFLFSLEASGISYVDYEISSSTGEHVSTIVRDVEKVLKPHLHLLLICDATTTASVLRHLSGLCRTGSNSSVDWCHISRVLVVGTADDLPVFLDVDIQVENVALLELPEKQVDSNTKPRMWTLMFRPTGRAFTDVTLSDKTTTNLTEVFPNVKYGYNGRRFTLVMKHNSYGFGFETVNGRRVFSYPFRIMKILAHYMNFSYTVIPPREDAWGKDVNGSWTGVLGTLQRREADFASDMLTIHYDRAVAFDYILLPIAESKRFILYKKEEDADGDHLLLFLRAFQPTVLLMFGLSLLLEFVLLSSVRLIGKKIGLQTNSENNKLEGNVRLKNTSAQNVLQTGFEVYGATIKQGSTRTSSTDSERILTAGWWMFTIVFSAVYCGTIMATLAVKVETPPFSNMAELVSRTDYKIGYDSSSITESIIQNSNLSYMVAFNKRIKDQSIKDTGLLSNNITTHLQRVHEGKYAFITSLVILPLARAKCQLEAIDSRLSSTYTAFYLPKSSPLKPELQKAMYRLNDNGILQRTFQEWLESVPKETCHVEDFPKVVSLIKTQSIFFAVGIGVGSSSLILIAETVWYRTKHQICHR, encoded by the exons ATGTTGGTTCAACTTCTGCTTTCTCTCAACTGGCAGTCGGTTTTTGTACTCCACACACGGGAGCTAG ACCGACCCTTCCTGTTTTCCTTGGAAGCATCAGGAATATCGTATGTGGACTATGAAATCAGCTCCTCAACAGGGGAACACGTGTCCACAATTGTGAGGGATGTGGAGAAGGTGCTCAAGCCCCACCTGCATTTGCTTCTCATCTGTGATGCCACGACCACGGCTTCTGTCTTACGTCACTTG TCAGGACTCTGCAGAACAGGATCGAACTCGTCAGTCGACTGGTGCCACATCTCTCGGGTGTTAGTTGTTGGGACTGCAGATGACCTACCTGTATTCCTGGATGTTGACATTCAGGTGGAGAACGTGGCGCTGTTGGAACTGCCAGAAAAACAGGTG GACAGTAACACAAAGCCAAGGATGTGGACCCTGATGTTCCGTCCAACTGGACGTGCTTTCACTGATGTTACTCTCTCTGATAAAACAACCACAAATCTTACAGAAGTCTTTCCCAATGTGAAGTATGGCTACAACGGTAGACGGTTTACTCTCGTCATGAAG CATAACAGCTATGGATTTGGTTTTGAGACCGTGAATGGGCGACGAGTGTTCAGCTATCCATTTCGTATCATGAAGATTCTTGCCCACTATATGAATTTCAG TTACACAGTTATACCACCACGAGAAGATGCATGGGGCAAAGACGTTAATGGCTCTTGGACAGGAGTGTTAGGGACGCTGCAGAGACGG GAGGCAGATTTTGCATCGGACATGCTAACTATCCACTATGATCGCGCTGTAGCCTTTGATTACATCCTGCTTCCTATTGCTGAAAGCAAACGCTTTATCCTGTACAAGAAAGAGGAGGACGCCGATGGGGATCATCTTCTTCTCTTCCTCCGGGCGTTTCAACCAACTGTCCTGTTAATGTTTGGATTGTCGCTGCTCTTAGAATTTGTATTGCTGTCTTCAGTAAGATTAATTGGAAAAAAGATTGGTCTCCAGACAAATTCAGAAAACAATAAACTTGAGGGAAATGTGCGGTTAAAAAACACAAGTGCACAGAATGTTCTGCAAACAGGCTTTGAAGTTTATGGAGCAACTATTAAACAAG GATCCACAAGAACTTCATCAACTGACTCAGAGAGGATTCTAACTGCGGGATGGTGGATGTTTACAATTGTTTTCTCTGCTGTGTACTGTGGGACTATCATGGCAACCCTAGCAGTGAAAGTTGAAACACCGCCATTTTCCAATATGGCCGAGTTAGTTTCCAGAACAGATTATAAAATCGGATATGATTCATCAAGCATCACTGAAAGCATCATTCAG aattcCAATCTATCATATATGGTGGCATTCAACAAGCGAATAAAAGACCAATCTATCAAAGATACTGGTCTACTCAGCAACAACATCACCACACATTTGCAGAGGGTACATGAAGGGAAATACGCTTTCATCACCAGCCTGGTCATTCTACCCTTGGCTCGTGCGAAGTGCCAGCTAGAAGCCATTGACTCCAGACTTAGCAGTACTTATACAGCCTTCTATCTACCAAAGTCATCACCTTTAAAACCCGAGCTACAGAAGGC CATGTACCGCCTGAACGACAATGGCATCCTGCAGCGAACCTTTCAAGAATGGCTTGAATCCGTCCCAAAAGAGACATGCCATGTAGAGGATTTCCCCAAGGTCGTGTCGCTGATCAAGACTCAGAGTATCTTCTTCGCTGTCGGAATTGGAGTGGGGAGCAGTAGCCTGATACTGATAGCGGAGACTGTTTGGTATAGAACAAAACATCAAATCTGTCACAGATGA
- the LOC137271630 gene encoding O-methyltransferase MdmC-like, whose protein sequence is MCPYFCGCADFSDKYGPMFRDPVYRKLRDILDLPEDKNSLDSIVERINRIVAVMKAREDYLNTHCSPESATLEEIRLYTEACDWTTAKESHQLEKPKGNGMLTGKSEGEFLKFLVSMQQAKRVLDIGMFTGYSALAMAEALPPDGVVVTCDIEHFLEKISRMTFDKSPHGNKIDIRIGNANDTMLNMAKEGQTFDFIFVDADKDNYVTYYNTIMDHDLLAPNGTVAFDNALLSGLTYLDTGIPADDLNRLVDNDSRVRRVLLPIRDGILLVRRVKDVTGPR, encoded by the exons ATGTGTCCTTATTTCTGTGGCTGTGCCGATTTCTCTGACAAATATGGTCCTATGTTCCGGGACCCTGTTTACCGGAAGTTACGTGACATCCTGGACCTTCCGGAAGACAAAAACTCGCTTGATAGCATTGTAGAAAGAATCAATAGGATAGTAGCTGTCATGAAAGCTCGGGAGGATTATCTGAATACCCATTGTTCTCCCGAGAGCGCTACCCTTGAGGAGATCCGATTGTATACAGAGGCGTGTGACTGGACCACGGCCAAAGAAAGCCATCAACTAGAAAAGCCAAAGGGAAATGGCATGCTCACAGGCAAATCTGAAG GTGAATTCCTCAAGTTTCTTGTGAGCATGCAACAGGCAAAGCGTGTCCTTGACATTGGCATGTTTACCGGATATAGCGCCTTGGCAATGGCGGAAGCGTTGCCCCCAGACGGGGTGGTGGTCACCTGCGATATTGAGCACTTCCTTGAGAAAATCAGTCGAATGACGTTCGACAAATCTCCTCACGGAAATAAGATTGACATTAGAATAG GTAACGCCAACGATACGATGCTGAATATGGCAAAGGAAGGACAAACATTTGACTTCATCTTCGTGGACGCAGACAAAGACAACTATGTAACTTATTACAAC ACCATCATGGATCACGACCTTCTGGCGCCTAACGGGACAGTCGCCTTCGACAACGCTCTTCTTAGTGGCCTTACCTATCTCGATACTGGCATCCCTGCTGATGACCTGAACAGACTCGTTGATAATGACTCGAGGGTCAGAAGG GTACTGTTACCAATACGAGATGGCATATTGCTAGTCCGCCGAGTGAAGGACGTTACAGGACCACGCTAA
- the LOC137273377 gene encoding uncharacterized protein isoform X1 gives MLGEKEWILNIDMSDKGSPPKDVALYGVDPVYLKLREVHDLAKEKKINETITKELGETIGIAERRELYIDKHCSIESDTLREIRIFTQQKDWTEPEKQELCGRMGPWMMTGKVEGEFLKFLVSMQQAKRILDVGMFTGYSALAMAEAVPPEGVVITCDTEQYLEQINREKFDETPHGRKIDIRIGHAKNTMLSLADEGQKFDFIFVDADKDSYVNYYNVIMDQGLLAANGTIAFDNAFRGGTSYLTEGSPTDALNRLVEKDPRVRRVLVPIRDGLLLVRRTEETLV, from the exons ATGTTGGGTGAGAAAGAGTGGATACTGAACATCG ATATGTCTGACAAGGGTTCCCCTCCGAAGGACGTTGCTCTATATGGGGTAGACCCTGTATACCTCAAGCTGCGTGAAGTACATGACCTTGCAAAGGAGAAGAAAATCAATGAAACTATAACGAAGGAGCTGGGGGAGACAATCGGAATAGCCGAAAGACGTGAGCTGTACATTGACAAGCACTGTTCCATTGAAAGCGATACGTTGCGGGAGATCAGAATTTTCACACAGCAGAAGGACTGGACAGAGCCTGAGAAACAGGAACTATGCGGGAGGATGGGACCCTGGATGATGACAGGGAAAGTGGAAG GCGAATTCCTCAAATTTCTGGTAAGCATGCAACAGGCTAAGCGTATCCTGGATGTTGGCATGTTTACCGGGTACAGCGCCTTGGCCATGGCGGAAGCTGTTCCACCAGAGGGCGTGGTGATCACGTGCGACACGGAGCAGTACCTGGAGCAAATCAACCGTGAAAAGTTCGACGAGACTCCTCATGGGCGGAAGATCGACATCAGAATAG GTCATGCCAAAAACACGATGCTTAGTCTGGCAGATGAGGGACAaaagtttgatttcatttttgtggacgCTGACAAAGATTCCTACGTTAACTACTACAAC GTCATCATGGATCAAGGTTTGCTGGCTGCGAATGGCACAATAGCCTTTGACAACGCTTTTCGTGGAGGGACATCCTACTTGACTGAAGGTAGTCCAACTGACGCTCTGAACAGACTAGTGGAGAAGGATCCACGGGTCAGAAGG GTCCTCGTACCCATCCGTGACGGCTTGCTGTTGGTACGCCGTACCGAGGAGACCCTAGTCTAA